The Oryzias latipes chromosome 16, ASM223467v1 genomic sequence CTATCACtaatttacagcccctcatactcctaacctaacattaccgggaCAATCAAAATGGCGGGCAgtgttggagctgtccagccgtacagttttgatcgaGATTCCagatcagatgaggaaaacaaagacgtacctggatctatttgtctgcaaatgaattgatcagaatggagcggagcaggaagattTAGTTTGATTTCTGATTAAAAATTTAAGAATGAAGACACAAGTTTAAGATACAAgtctttaaacaacaaaaattctCTATCATTACCTTTAAATCAAATGCTTTACTTATTCAAATGTGGTGGACTCtgatctgaaaagaaaaaactaaaataaactttttctaaaaagagGGATAAGTGGTTTGATACCTTTGCTGTTACATCACATGCCTGATTGACAAAAGACGTTTCTAAACTCTAGATAAACTTCATTTAACGGCCTTGGATTTCCTCTCTTTTACTCTGTGGAGAATCTCACGAGGCTGCACTCTTTCACAGCCAACGCTGGCAGGAACAGTGTGTGCAGCCTGAACATGCTGCCGGTCCATCACAGGCCTAACAGGAAGAGACAAGCAAGCATCCACTGCGTACATGGAGAGATGGCAAGTTAAGGATCACTGCTGTCAAAGACCGAAACCACTACGGTTCATGTTTGACAGCAAAAGACTCTAATAAAGAGGTCAGACTGCAGCAGCGCTCTGCAGAAGATGGTGAGTCACTGGCTTTGTTCAGGTTTTGGTGCAGAAGAAGAGATTCTCAGTTTCGCAAAAGGGCCTGAAAAGCTGTGCATGAAACTATTTTTAACCCCTATTGGTGCAAACCAAAGCCCTTTGCCTCAAAAGGAAGACATaaatctattttatttaaacagttacatcttatttaaactgtttaaagCAGGTAAATCCATGTTAAGCAGTtggaatttaaacattttatcacTTCCATGCTGTGgatttgatcattttcaaaGCAGCCATGTTGAACACAAAGTTCTACAAATACGgaactaaataaataatcaagtctgcttttgctgcttaaaattcaaatgaaactgGCTTGACTTACCTAACGGATTAgatttagcatttgttttttttattaaaagttctTTCGATGTATCTGTGTTTGATTAgaaatttccttttctttatttcatactCAGTCAATAATCCATAcagacatttctaaaaaaaaagaaagtttcaaTGGCACCATAAAGGATTTAATGCGATTATACAGATTTACAATCTATTAATCCAGCTTTTATCAAACACTTTAAGCAGAGTTAAATGAAATATCTGCACATATGAAATAAATACTCTGAGGTGTTACCAGGATCTCAATATATGACATAAAAGTAtggaaaatgtaataaaaaaaccaGTTTGAGCAGTGGCACAGAACAAAGAGCATGCACGGCTCACTGCAGCCGAGGTTCATTCAGGCCATGGAGAAAGGCTCACCGGGTTCCAGCCATTGCATTAATCACATTAAGTGAAAATAAAGactcaaaacattttgttggaTAAGTCGGCCTTACCTTaaagaaactcagctgctgaCCTAGTTGAACTAAAACATCTGAAACTcctgcatttaaaaatgtcaaatggctactcaaagaaaaaaaaaagaactgattaAAGACTTAGCATCTCCCTGAGTTTTGGTTCTTCCCATAAAACACCGGTAATGAATTCAGATTCTTGGCCGAGTATGCTGAAGCCAGAGCTGGTTGTGCGTCTCAGCTGTGCTGTGAAGTGTGGAGGGTTTAAAGGTCATTCTTCCCCCAAGTCCTCTGACAGTCCATATTTGCGCTCCAGCACATCAAGTGTAACAGAAAGGGCACTGCAAACAGAATTTGGGGCATTTTCTTGTTTAATGTACCAACTGTGCTGCAgagcaaatacatttttggccaaaatgagcctaaaaagtattttattctattcaatTTTGGTTACAGTTAGCTGATAATTGAAACActtgattttattatttgaatATGGTTTGCCACATTAAATGTATtccattaaaatgtaaatgatgtGACAACAGTTTGACATAAATAATATTGGGTGACCTAAATTTATCCTCAGGAGGATTGTGGTGAACTCACCAGCCTGGTCTGATGATGCGATATTTGTTACACACCGAGAGATCAACCACTGTTGATCCAAGGCGGCTTTGGTCCCCTATGGGCCCACCGTCCACCACCACGGCTACGTGAGGCCAGAGTTCCTGAAACTCCTTCAGCAGGACGATGAACAGAAGTCAACACATCGTGTCTTTGTTAAATAGGGCTTTTGTTTCCTGACACTTACGTGTACTTCCACTGTGCTGGTATGAGAGCTGACGTTGGCGCTGGTGAGCGCGAGTGGTTCCTCACACATCTGACACAGGCGCCTCATGAAGCCATGATTGGGAATACGGACGCCTACGAGCTGAGAAGCACACGGACGGGTGAAGGACGGCAAAACTGTTTTGACAAGTGAGGAAGTCGACTTACAGAAGTGAAGGGGTTGAGAGCGGGGTTTAGTGTCTCTGATCGCTTGAATACCAGAGTGACAGGACCAGGCAGAAGGTCACCCAGCAGCTCCTTCTTTACCTCCACCTTACAATATCTGTCACGGAGACAGCAGCAAATGGATCAGTGGGGATTTCTATCACCATCTGAAAAGCCCCCATGCAGGTGTCATGATGATGCAAAGAAGGACTAAATGAAATAAACCCTAtaatagtttgtgttttttaaaaggaaaaatgtgcaaaaaaggcTAAATTCAAATGCAAATCTTATGTTTTCTACCAATAAATAAGCAACTCTTATGTGCTGGGCTGTAGAACTTTGTATTCCTAAAggcaaaaacagcaaataaaataaatacataatatttatattaatattaaCATCATCTATCATCTAAACATGCACCGATGAgcttattttgattaaaaaaatatagctaataaataaacaaaaaatattaactttaacAATTTAAAAGACTAAAGTCAACAAAGTACTAATCACAACGCATGATCTGCATTACAAAATCACACTTAAGTGATGGAAATCAACCTTTCAGATGTGAAAAGAGTCAAATAAGAGAAATCACTTACTTGTAGATGTCCTGAATTTCTCT encodes the following:
- the yrdc gene encoding yrdC domain-containing protein, mitochondrial isoform X2; this encodes MISVRCVASELAKVRGSCRLAAANMCKELKTKMLRLMPPSSNGPTINEEDHDRTDDSDEVLKCTVKALQDGHIVAVPTDTIYGLACLAQNSEAVRKIYAVKGRNGQKPLAICVREIQDIYKYCKVEVKKELLGDLLPGPVTLVFKRSETLNPALNPFTSLVGVRIPNHGFMRRLCQMCEEPLALTSANVSSHTSTVEVHEFQELWPHVAVVVDGGPIGDQSRLGSTVVDLSVCNKYRIIRPGCALSVTLDVLERKYGLSEDLGEE
- the yrdc gene encoding yrdC domain-containing protein, mitochondrial isoform X1, producing MISVRCVASELAKVRGSCRLAAANMCKELKTKMLRLMPPSSNGPTINEEDHDRTADDSDEVLKCTVKALQDGHIVAVPTDTIYGLACLAQNSEAVRKIYAVKGRNGQKPLAICVREIQDIYKYCKVEVKKELLGDLLPGPVTLVFKRSETLNPALNPFTSLVGVRIPNHGFMRRLCQMCEEPLALTSANVSSHTSTVEVHEFQELWPHVAVVVDGGPIGDQSRLGSTVVDLSVCNKYRIIRPGCALSVTLDVLERKYGLSEDLGEE